The sequence AGTTTCAAGTACTAATGACGTTAGTGGCAATTGCGCAACTACTGCTCTAGTTTTCTTAGCCCGCTCATAAGTGATAACACCACCAATACCGATAAAATAGCCTAAACGGACAAAAGCATTCGCTTGCGATAAACTGCCCGCAAATCCATGAATAACTCCCTTTTTCGGCACATCAAATCGTCTTAATAAAGCAGCTAAGTGATCATGGCTTTTACGCGAATGTAGAATAACCGGTAACTCATATTGTTTAGCCAACTTTAATTGCTGGATCAGCAATGTTTGTTGTTGATCAATCGCAGCATTAGTAACAAAATAATCTAAACCTATTTCACCAATAGCAACACATTTATTGCTGTTTTGCTGCAATAATGCCACTAATTTAGTAAAATGATCCGGTAAATAATTTGCAATATACAAAGGATGAAAACCTAATGCGGCATATAAATGCGGATGTTGTTGTGCCAGTGAATATACTCGCTCTAAATTCTCAATACCCACTGACGGGATAATGATATCGGTCACGCCAACTTTTGCGGCATGCAAAAAGCTATCTTCAATATCATGGATAAAAGGAGGAAAATCAAAATGACAATGGGTGTCAACGAACATCAATGACTAATCCTTCATCACCGGATTTAGGTTCTTCATCTTGCTGATTCGAAGTCATATTAGCAGACAAAGATGCCGAATTAACCATTTGATTATTTTCAATAGAATAGGGATAAGATGCGGCATCATTAGAAGCAAAATAGTCTCTTAAACTGGTTAAAAAATATCGGCCACATTGACGTCCAATATGATAATCACTATTTAAGTTTGCAGCACGGCTACCTAATGCACAACTCATTAAAGGTTTCGGTGGATAAATTTCAAAAATTTGGATATCTGGTGGTGGCGCAGCAATAAATTTCTGTGTTTGTTGGTAGCTTTTAATATGTACTTTGATCATCTTAGCCATGCGCCGTATATTGCGGTGTTCCAGCCAGCGTGTCATCCTTTTTAACCATTCGGATGTATAATAAATTCCCGAAGGAACTGTTCTAATCACCACAATTGTTTTTGCGCCACGGCGATAAGCTTCTTCAACAGGAATTGAAGCAGTTATACCGCCATCATGGTAAAGTTGACCATTAAATACCGCCCCCTGACGATAAAATCCAGGGATAGCACTTGACGCCCGAATAATATCTAACCAGCTATCTTGCGTAGGTTGAAAATAAACCGGACTAAAATCTTCATAGCGACATGCACTAATTAAAAATTGACGTCCACTATCTAAACAGGACAATCCTGTAGAGAAATCAAGGGGTAATTCACGGGAAGTAATCTCAATTAGCCAATCTAAATCAATCATATGGCCACCACGAATAAAACGTAATGGACTAAAAAACTGAGATTTAGTGGTATAATCAGTAATTACTTTCCGGGCATAACCGCGTTGTTGACAAAGATAGGCCGATAAATTTTGCGCTCCTGCCGATGTCCCTACCATGATGTCAAATGGATTGAAGCCAACACGGAGAAATTCATCCAAAACACCTGCGGTAAAAATACCGCGTTGCCCACCCCCCTCACAGACTAATGCTATTTTGCCCAGATCTGGTGCATTATCGTCGAAGGCTATAGGCTTAATATTCCCCAATGTAATTGGTATATGTCTTCCCATATTGCTTTCCCCTAAAACTGATAGTAGACCCTTAAAATAAAGTCTGCTATTCAATATCTACTATTGTGTTTAATACTGAAATTTTTGTTGCCTCAAAAGTTTGGGAGAAATCAATAAATACAACAACTAAAGAATAGACATACCCCCCACTAATAACAAGTGAGGGTAATGTAATAAAAAATCAATATGCGATTAATTAATGCTCACGCGTTTTACAGAACCGAATTTCAGGATATCGCTCACTGGTTAAGTTAAGATTTACCATCGTTGGAGCAATATAACTGAGGTTGTCACCACCATCTAAAGCTAGATTCTGTTCATTTTTCCGTTTGAATTGCTCTAATTTTTTCACATCATCACATTCGATCCAGCGTGCGGTTGACACATTTACCGGCTCATAAATAGCTTCAACGTTGTATTCACTCTTCAAACGAGCCACCACCACATCAAACTGAAGCACACCTACGGCACCAACAATAAGATCATTATTGGCTAAAGGGCGAAATACCTGGACAGCCCCCTCTTCGGATAACTGAACTAATCCTTTAAGTAACTGTTTCTGTTTTAACGGATCACGTAAACGGATGCGCTTGAAGAGTTCAGGCGCAAAATTGGGAATACCGGTAAATTTTAACGCTTCTCCCTGGGTAAAAGTATCACCGATCTGAATAGTGCCATGATTATGCAAGCCGATAATATCACCCGGAAATGCTTCTTCAACATGAGAACGATCACCTGCCATAAAAGTGAGTGCGTCTGAAATAACGACCTCTTTTTTATTTCGTACTTGATGAAGTTTCATACCTTTTTGATAGCTACCAGACACGATGCGTAAAAAAGCCACCCGATCACGATGTTTTGGATCCATGTTAGCTTGTATTTTAAATACAAAACCAGAAAATTTCTCTTCTTGGGCATTAACAATACGACTATCAGCCTGGCGCGGCATCGGTGTTGGAGCCCAATTGACCAAACCATCTAACATATGATCAACACCAAAATTACCCAAAGCGGTACCAAAAAAGACCGGTGTTAATTTGCCTTGCAAAAAAGCGTCTAAATCGAATTCATGAGAAGCCCCTTTGACTAACTCAAGCTCTTCGCGTAGCTGAGCAGCAAAGTCATCACCAATGACTTTATCCAATTCGTTATTATTTAATCCTTTAATAATAACGACTTCTTGAATAGCATGTCCTTGTCCGCTTTGATATAAAATGGTTTCATCACGATAAAGATGATAGACCCCTTTAAATAACTTACCACAACCAATTGGCCAAGTAATCGGGCTACAAGCAATACTTAATTCACTTTCAACCTCATCCATTAATTCCATTGGGTCGCGAATATCACGATCTAATTTATTCATAAAGGTTAAAATAGGGGTATCACGCAGCCGAGTTACTTCCATCAATTTACGCGTGCGATCTTCAACACCTTTAGCCGCATCAATCACCATTAAACAACAATCGACCGCCGTTAAAGTACGATAAGTGTCTTCCGAAAAATCCTCATGTCCTGGCGTATCAAGCAAATTAATCAAACAATCTTGATAAGGAAATTGCATTACCGAAGTGGTAATTGA is a genomic window of Arsenophonus apicola containing:
- a CDS encoding TatD family hydrolase yields the protein MFVDTHCHFDFPPFIHDIEDSFLHAAKVGVTDIIIPSVGIENLERVYSLAQQHPHLYAALGFHPLYIANYLPDHFTKLVALLQQNSNKCVAIGEIGLDYFVTNAAIDQQQTLLIQQLKLAKQYELPVILHSRKSHDHLAALLRRFDVPKKGVIHGFAGSLSQANAFVRLGYFIGIGGVITYERAKKTRAVVAQLPLTSLVLETDAPDMPLAGFQGQVNRPERIHLVFETLCNLRQEPAEEIAAQLYNNSLQLFNIKKKAE
- the prfC gene encoding peptide chain release factor 3, whose protein sequence is MKENSFCQKIAQRRTFAIISHPDAGKTTITEKVLLFGQAIQKAGTVKGRGSNQHAKSDWMEMEKQRGISITTSVMQFPYQDCLINLLDTPGHEDFSEDTYRTLTAVDCCLMVIDAAKGVEDRTRKLMEVTRLRDTPILTFMNKLDRDIRDPMELMDEVESELSIACSPITWPIGCGKLFKGVYHLYRDETILYQSGQGHAIQEVVIIKGLNNNELDKVIGDDFAAQLREELELVKGASHEFDLDAFLQGKLTPVFFGTALGNFGVDHMLDGLVNWAPTPMPRQADSRIVNAQEEKFSGFVFKIQANMDPKHRDRVAFLRIVSGSYQKGMKLHQVRNKKEVVISDALTFMAGDRSHVEEAFPGDIIGLHNHGTIQIGDTFTQGEALKFTGIPNFAPELFKRIRLRDPLKQKQLLKGLVQLSEEGAVQVFRPLANNDLIVGAVGVLQFDVVVARLKSEYNVEAIYEPVNVSTARWIECDDVKKLEQFKRKNEQNLALDGGDNLSYIAPTMVNLNLTSERYPEIRFCKTREH
- a CDS encoding patatin-like phospholipase family protein, with protein sequence MGRHIPITLGNIKPIAFDDNAPDLGKIALVCEGGGQRGIFTAGVLDEFLRVGFNPFDIMVGTSAGAQNLSAYLCQQRGYARKVITDYTTKSQFFSPLRFIRGGHMIDLDWLIEITSRELPLDFSTGLSCLDSGRQFLISACRYEDFSPVYFQPTQDSWLDIIRASSAIPGFYRQGAVFNGQLYHDGGITASIPVEEAYRRGAKTIVVIRTVPSGIYYTSEWLKRMTRWLEHRNIRRMAKMIKVHIKSYQQTQKFIAAPPPDIQIFEIYPPKPLMSCALGSRAANLNSDYHIGRQCGRYFLTSLRDYFASNDAASYPYSIENNQMVNSASLSANMTSNQQDEEPKSGDEGLVIDVR